gttagacattttaaaaacagctagTTCATATAACTTTCATccaggagtttttaaagagcTAGTTGAGGAGCTTGCTGAACCGTTAATGTTGCGTTTCAATACGTCTCGGAGCACTGAGCACGCTAAGTTCAAGAACActagaaaaaagctaatgtgacaattttttaaaaaagtaaacaggaGGATCCAGATAATGCTAGGTCTGTCAGTCTGACcttgatcctgggcaagattatacaaggcattggtgggacctcatctggaatatctTGTGCgattctcccatgtttaagaaagctGACTTTAAACTGGAACATGTGTagagaagggctattaggatgatcagaggaatggaaaaaatcTACCTTATGAAAAGAGCCTGAAAGCGTTTGGCTTGTTTCGCCTAACCAAACGAAGGCTAAGGGGAGCTATGCttgctctctgtaaatacatcagCGGGATAAATgcaagggagaggagttatttaaattagGCACCAATGGTGAGACAAGGACAAAGGGATCTAAACTGGCCAGCAAcatgaaattagacaaaggtttgtAACTCTCAGAGGAGAGAGAGTCTggcacagccttccaaggggagcagcggGGGCAAAAAAATCCTAATTGGCGTCAAGACTGAGCTTagtaaatttatggaggggatggtacgaTGAGACactggcatgtggcccatctacAGCCACTAGTAGTGAATATcaccaatggctggtgatgggatgCTAGATCAGGAAgggtctgagttactacagaggcttctttcccaggtgtttggttggtgggtcttgcccatatgctgTCACACCCCAATGAccccctccctcagggagtccctggggaagggagatcAGTATTGTATGTGGTTAATGCTGTTGCAAGCAtcgcaaagcattttggggagggtcaaagttgtgtgagtggggaatggaagattcctttgcaggagtATGAGAAACCAAGAGATGGGGAGAAGAAAGCAGAGAACGGGTTAACTCAACACTGcagctagcaagctcagtccgAAAATAAGATGCTGGCCCCCGCCCAAGAACACTGCTCACAGCCGAGACTTGGCTGACAGCTGAGAAAGACGGGGACTTGAATGTGCCCGAGCGGCCGTGAAAAGAACTAAGTGAAACACAGAGCTGCAAAGATAACAGTGACACCAGTGAAGGCCAAGACAGAAAAGAAAACAGTCTCTGGAGCCGGGATGttttgggaaagggaaagagaCGACAGAAAGCTGCTTGGACTGGCACAAAGAACACCAGGAACAGAGGTCGCGGAATGGAACACCCCACAAAGGAGCTcaggacttaaaaccctcctgagagctggagcaaTTTGGAGATTACAGCAGATCCCTGGATGACCTGGGACCAGGGCAAGAACTcccttccaccccttcccctcgtCTTCTTACATTACACCCAGGCCTGGCCAGCTTTGGGTAGTgcatgtgtgagtatgaaagtgggttagggcttggggctctaatgctttctttcttcccctgagtgACATGGGAGCATTCCCAGCCCTCTCTGctgtattttttaattaataaagctttaaaatttaaacaCTTGGTGTGTTACGTCATCTCCTCACCAAACAATCCTGCAGCGTCAGCCTGATCCCCTGACACTCCAGGCAGATTagtaacaaaaatctgtcacaaTGCTGAGTCtataactgatcaccatatttgggggtcaggaaggaatttttccacaagtcagattggcagagaccttggggaACATTGGAAGTTGGAAACTCCAACAACTAGTTTATCAGGTACAGCAATGAAGAAGCTAGACAGTGCTAATGGCCCAGCAATAaggacaatggaccgtggaaaaGGTTTGGCCTCACCtgggaatgtttcagccagcctatgaataatggctgctatgactcagcaaggcacgCAAGGGCATGTGACAGCCCACACGATACTGacctccattttggtacctgtacttttccacaaactgggctgggagcctggcttGGAACAAAGGGCTCCCCCATTTTGGAAAAACTATATAAGGGGGAAGTGACTTCATGACTGGAACTCACTCCCCtagaacacctggaaacaccagagaaataaagactgaactggggagagGGTCCCAGGTAGGAAAGAAGCCCTGCCTGTGTAATGAAGCTAAAActtgcttgtatcatcagtcagggtgagctATTGCTGATTCAAATCCTATGTAGTTTGTGTGAGACTGcgggtctgtctacactggaaactttcAAAGTGCCTCCATGGAAACGCTctcgcggcagcgctttgaagtgtgagtgtggttgcgcgcaagcgctgggagagagctctcccagtgctcctggtattccacctccacgaggggattagCTCTGGGAGCGGTGCTCAGAGCCTGTCTAtactagcgctttaaagcgctcagacttgctgcactcgggggtgatttttcacccccctgaacCAGCAAGTTAGAGCATTATAAAATataagtgtagaaaagcccctagattgcaattttgtttaatttcctaggtaatctgctttgatctgtttgctatcacttaaaatgtatctgtctgtagttaataaacttgttttatgttttatcttaaccaagaagtttaagctttgttgtaacgtgcgttgtttgcctggactgctcaagccctgactgcttgtgtaggaggaactctttgagttggcttcttaaataccttcatgctgtttcacagctgatgctccttgatgaaacatacgagccttgtcttataacaggctcaGTCAAAgcgatacaagctacgaaagtgagatcttggaagagtgttgctgttttcataatgtaataaaaatactgtaatgataaataaataaatagtgtgtaataagcatgtcgtAAAAACaaatttccaagatcactgcttttatcatTTATAGTCAGGTAAAGGAGacaatccctggaaatattcatttttaggagggggggTTCATGAgatttgacattttagtgaaagtttgggaaccactggtttgGGGGCACAGTGGTTCCAATGGCTTCCAGACTTCCCTCCAGGGGTGACAACCCGTCACAGTCTGCATGGGTCATTTGCTGGCTTAATCTAGTGTATATGGTGgtttctctgtaacctgaagtctttaaatcatgatttgaggacttcagtaactctgcTGGAGGTTATGGATctattacagaagtgggtggggaGGTTCTGGCACTTGCCATGCCCAcgtggtcagattagatgctcacaatggtcccttctggccttaaagctaATGCGTCTAAGATAATGaagcagctgatacaggattcAATTAAAGGAGTATAATATAATTAATTCTGATCAACATGGATTTCTGCAAAATatatcctgtcaaactaatttgatcTTTTTAataagattacaaatttggttgataaaggtaatctCGTTGATATAATATACTTTGACTTTGTactatgacattttgattaaaaaaactagaatataAAATCAACGTGGCACACATttaagtggattaaaaactggctaattgatAGGTATCATATTGTAAATGTCAACAGTGAATCAGTGTCAAGTGGGTGTTTCTAGCAAGGGATCCCTTCTAAGCCCTATGCTATTCAAcagttttatcaatgacctggaaggaaacaaaatcattactgataaagttCACAGCTGACACAAAAACTGGGGAAGTGGTAAGGAAGAGGGAGAAGTTACTAATACAGAGCcgtctggatcacttggtaaactgagtGTAAGCAATGTATATTTTAGTACAGCTAAATGTATGTTTATAGGAACAAAGCATGTAGAGCAGGCTAACAGGATGGATGGGGAGGCTCTATTCTGGAAAGCAGCAATTCtagaaaaagacttgggggtggggaggatgacACATAAATAATCAGCctaacatgagctcccagtgggaaACTGTGGTCAAAAGGACTAGTATGATCTATAGATGCATAAATTGGGGAATCTTAAGTAGGagtggagaggttattttacctctgtatttggcattgctgtaactgctgctggaataccgcGTCCTGTTCTGGtgtcatagagtatcagggttggaagggaggtcatgtagtccaaccccctgctcaaagcaggaccaagccccaactaaatcatcccagccagtggatgggaacctggtaGGCAAgggtcaagcctgaccttaaaaaccactaaggagattccaccacttccctaggtaacccattccagtgcttcaccactctctgagtgaaaaagtttttcctaatatccaacctaaacctcccccactgcaacttgagaccattactccttgttctgtcatcttctaccactgagaacagtctagatccatcctctttggaaccctctttcaggtagttgaaaacagctatcaaatcccccctcattcttcacttctgcagactaaacaatcccagttccctcagcctctcctcataagtcatgtgctccagccccctaatcatttttgttgccctctgcaacaaggtctgggagctgaccttgttcgtgaagacagaggcaaaaaaagcattgactaaattagctttctccacatcctctgtcactaggttgcctcccctattcagtaaggggcccactttccttgaccttcttcttgttgctaaaatacctgaagaaacccttcttgttactcttaacatcccttgctagctgcaactccaagtgtgatttggccttcctaatttcactcctgcatgcctgagcaatatttttatactactccctggtcatttgtccagtcttccacttcttgtaagcttcttttttgtgtttaacatcagcaaggatttcactgttaagccaagctggtcgcctgccatatttactattctttctacacattgggatggtttgtttctgcaacctcaataaggattaagaacataagaatggccatactgggtcagaccaaaggtccagccaggccagtatcctgtctgccaacagttggcaatgccagatgccccagagggagtgaacctaacaggtaatgatcaagtgatctctctcctgccatccatctccaccctctgataaacagaggctagggacaccattccttacccatactggctaatagccatttatgaacttaacctccatgaatttatctaattctcttttaaaccttgttatagttctagccttcacaatctcctcaggcaaggagttccacaggttgactgtgcgctgtgtgaagaacttccttttgttttaaacctgctgcccattatttCGTTTGATggctcctagttcttatattatgggaacaagtaaataacttttccgtATTCACTTTCTGTACAACACTGCTCtataacagtggtccccaaccttttcatctggcgggcgccagacgaaggaccatggcaggggtcgagcatccaccaaaatgccgccgatgCTCGACCGCTGGCCAGGATGTGGGGGGCGCCCacaggcaccgcattggggacccctgctctatcaTATTTCcccccatctcttttccaagctgaaaagtcttagcctctttaatctcccctcatatgggacccgttccaaacccctaatcattttagttgcccttctctgaaccttttcagatttctttaaaatccagttctcctggactcctttccccctcatgttattctctcagggggatcctgcccatcagttccctgagggagtcagtctgcttttctgaagtccagggtccgtattctgctgctctcctttcttcgtGTCagaatcctgaactcaaccatctcatggtcacggctgcccaggttcccatccacttttgcttcccctactaactcttccctgtttgtgagcagcaggtcaagaaatGCTCTGCCCCTaggtggttcctccagcacttgcaccaggaaattgtcccctacactttccaaaaacttcctggattgtctgtgcccTGCGgaattgctctcccagcagatatccggctgattgaagtcccccatggcTACCAGGGCCTGATCTTGTAACTTCTTTTAGATGCCTGACGAAAGCCTCGTCCGCCTCATCCcactggtctggtggtctatagcagactctcCCCActacatcacccttgttgctcacacttctaaacttaatccagagagagacaggtttttctgcagttttatactggagctctgagcagtcatactgctctcttacatacaatgcaactccttgACCTTTTCTGCCCTgactgtccttcctgaacagcttatatccatccatgacactactccagtcatgtgagttatcccaccaagtctctgttattccaatcacatcatagttccttgactgtcccaggacttccagttctccctgcttgttgcccaggcttcttgcatttgtccacaattcaagaaggattttgataaactggagagggttgtgtcacaaaaatgattaaaggtttagaaaacatgccttgtagtgatagactcaagctCACTCTACGTAGCAAACAAAatattaaggggtgacttgactgAAGTCTCTAAGTATCTAaattgggaacaaatatttaataataggcctCCCACAATAAAACAATCCCCATTCAATCTATCAAAGAAAGATATAACACAattcaatggctagaagttgaagcctagaccggttcagactggaaataaggcatacaatTTGCAAAGTGAGagcaattaaccactggaacaatctCCCAAGGGTCATGGTAGGTTCTCCACcatgttaattttttaaatcaagattggaggtttttctaaaagatttgctctaggaattattttggggaagttctatggcctattatacaggacgtcagactagatgatcacaatggtcccttcaggccttggaatctatattCACATATCAGAAGAACAGCACTGGCTGTGAGAAAGCAGAGCTTAAGTCAGTCAGGATGAGGTGGGGAAAGAAACACAGGACTAGGaaaggatttattttaattttcaaactTAAAACAGTTTTACAAACACTAGAGATCATAAAACAAAACTCGTAAGAGGCTCACCCATGTCCTTTTTTATCAAATCACAATCAAGCCCACTGGTGTTATCTGGAGCAAATGCTTTTCCATTAGTGACACCAACAGGTTTAAGTTGTAAGTGCATCATGAAACACCTAAGCCATACACTTGTACAAAAAGTGTACAGGAACAATACTATTGGAAAACAAGCTATAGCCACACTATAttaaaatagggtttttttttaatctgggttTCTAGTCTTTGTAAAAATGATACCATAACTTATCAGTGAGACGTACTCTTCAAATGTTATAGGAAGAGAAAAAATTCAGATGCTATTTTCAAACTGAGGCAGAACACTCATTTTGTAAAATTGAAACCATACAAAAAGTTAAACTTTTTCTATTAGATGTTGTGTAATACAGAGAGCCGCTTTCACATGAAGTTTAAAAACCAACTCAAACATGAGCACAGCTAATAAAAAACCAATGAATGAGACTATTTAATAAAAACATCAAACTTAAATAAAGGAGTGCCTTTGGAATAGGTATCCTTAGAAATGGGTTCTTCTCAGATAGTTAATAGATAACTATATATGCTCCTGTCCACTATGTACATTGCTCTTCTTGAGAGACATACCACAGGGTGCTTTTGCCAAGATTATACACGACTTCCACACTGGCATCTGTCTGTTCTAGAAAATTACAGGAATTTGAGGGAGAAGGGTGAGGGAGAGGTTTGCTCATAATACTGAGCTATTGATGGTGgcaattcctctccccccccacacacacacatttcaaagACATGTTAATATGTTCTAAACTAGACTTTGTAGACATCTGAACAACATACAGAAAATCGGGTGCTTATGGCTCATTCTGTGTTTAATAAGACGAGGTTTAcatagtatgcaaagtcatgtcaccaaaacaaaatggcacagtttttttttccaaataaccCGCCTTGCAAGATCCTGTCCTTTTCCAGACCTCTCAATCCTGCCTCTGCCATTGGCTTCTCAGAATGTCTAGAGGCAAAGGGGTTGAGTCAGCCCAGCACCCTATGGTAGTTATTTACATGTGgtaagtgggtgtaaaatgctaccagatcagaCTGGTAACAGTTTACCTACACGGTGCACAGATCTATGACCACACAAGATGGAAGGCATTGGAGAATCAGGCTGAAGAGTTAAGTGATAAATATCACCATTCTCTCTGACACTGCGTGCTGCAACACTGACTCCTATAGCAAAGACAGGATGgagcattacatttttttttttttaaatacttggatattttaaaaagcaaatttaaaataaaaaattaagctCTCCTTTAAATGCCCATTTCAAAACTCTAAGCCAGTCTATTTTTACAGTGATCTTTGTGTTTGTCTTCCCCTTCCATCACATTCTCTATGCCTGCTGACTGTCGCTCTCATTGGGCTTAGCTTCCTCTTCACTCTGACCTTTGTCTTCCGGTTTCACTTCTTTAGAGTCCTCTTCTGCCAGGTTTATTTCTTTCAACTTCTCCTCCTGTGAAGCACTCAACAGGTTTTGCTGTACCAGCTCTTCCTTGTTGCTCTTCACCACCTCTTGTAGATTATATTTTCTGAACAAAACATAGTCTCTCACCACACTCAAGCAACagacattttttattatttctacCACAATGGTATACTGGGGGTTATTAAGATCCACTTTGTTTTCTGGATTTAGGCTGCCCACTATTCCTACAAAATAAAAGGAAACAGTCTTAGAATCAGTGGGGAAACTGGAGGAAATGTTTTTCATAGAAAAGAGTGTAAATGAGGTGTCACATTCATCAGTTGAGCCCTCACTTAAAGTGCAAGGACTTTTAATAAGATGGAAATACCGCAAATCAGATAGAGGGGATAAACTTACTGCCAAACAATGAGAGAAACCTGCTGTTGTTGTAGCAACACGCCAAAATAAGCACCAATTTCACAAGAAAACGGTTTCCAAAAATATTCTGAACACTCAGTTCTGGAAATAAAATCTCAAAGCACAAACTGCACCACAAAGCAGGGGAAAACAAGGCACCTTACTTTAGCTATGGCAACTGCAATCAAGAATTTTCAGTCACTGAATTGGTCAAAATAGCAAGACAGATTGGGACGCTTAGAAACACTCTCTCGAACCAAAGGACTATTCCACAGCAACTATCAAGGAGAAAGCTGCCAAGTGAATTTATAGTTATTTCAttaaggccacgtctacactacaaaactaAGTTGACCTGATTTACGTTGGCATACAGCTGCCACCGTAATTACATCTCTTGTGCATGTCTACACTTCGCTCCTCGTTTCGGTGGCACATGTCCTTACCAGGCGTGCTTGTATCGATTGTACCGTCAGTtggaggcattgtgggacaccagtACAGTACAGTCAACATAAGcaaagcagtgtctacactgacactgcatccaCTTACCTACATCAACCTTGACTCTGCACACCTTGACTCTTATGAAGGTGCagttattaagtcagtgtagtAGGGCAATCACCTTAACGGGAGTGAAATTCAAGCGTAGGCATTTCCATAGTTAGGTAGACGAAACAGTCTTGCATTGACCTAACTGTAGTGCAGACCAGACCTAAGTCATAGTCTAGGGACACATCGACAAGCCATTGCCCAATATAATGTTCAGTATTCAAAGGATTTTTAATACAATCCTGGAAGTTTGCAGGAATGGTATTGTCACAGTGAGTTATACCCAACGAAGTTGGACCACACACTCTTCTGGTTTATGATTTGTTAAGATGAAAACCTCTGATAGCAAAAAGGAGTGTTGTTCGTGTCAGGTTACTTTCACAGAGCTtaagagaaaaaaattgaaagacTTTTCATAATTCAATATACTTGAGTTTTCTATAACGCAACATTTATGTCTACTAAAAAAATTTTTGCTTGAATAATTTGCTTACACATGCAGTCTTAGGTAGCTTATACACTTGTCTACAATCATGCTAGGTCAGATATGTACATACCTGCCAATTCTTTGATTACTTCTTCCCTACTCATGTGACTGTTATTACGAGCTTTGTAAACAATCTGAAAAGTACCCTTATTAGGGGCTTTAAACCAAGGCTCAAAGAAGGTCTCTGAATACTTTTTCATATCTTCCACAAAAGCCTTGCAGGTTCCAGAAATGGGCAACATACGCAGAATCActcttgttttcttctttttagtAGTGTGCAAGTCCTTTAATATATGATGCACGAGGTTCTCAGGTTCTACAAGACAAGACAACAGAGTAAGAGCAACAAACAGaaagaatttccttttaaaaaagcaatacAGCATCAAATCTTACTTGCTTACAAGTACAAAGAAACTGAATCATCAAATTCTACAGCAGCCTACTAAATTCTATAGGGTTCCTACAAAAGGGTAGGGCGTTTGAAAGCATGGAGAGAGTATTTCCACAATTCTGGCTTATGAAGCACAAGAGAGAGTAGGTGCAACACTGGAGGTCTACTTCTGAAGTTTTTTACTCAggcaacaggagttttgcctgagcaaggactgaAATATCAGACCCTACTCATGTCTGTCAATAC
The nucleotide sequence above comes from Mauremys reevesii isolate NIE-2019 linkage group 10, ASM1616193v1, whole genome shotgun sequence. Encoded proteins:
- the THUMPD1 gene encoding THUMP domain-containing protein 1 isoform X1, with product MAASEQPAAAMKRRHKAQYVPGQQAKRPRGGGGPRQLELGMQGILITCNMNERKCVGEAYSLLNEYGDLLYGPEKQFTDQDGRLSGSEEEEDDVEAALKKEVDQIRTSTEQKLRRFQSVESGANNVVFIRTLGVEPENLVHHILKDLHTTKKKKTRVILRMLPISGTCKAFVEDMKKYSETFFEPWFKAPNKGTFQIVYKARNNSHMSREEVIKELAGIVGSLNPENKVDLNNPQYTIVVEIIKNVCCLSVVRDYVLFRKYNLQEVVKSNKEELVQQNLLSASQEEKLKEINLAEEDSKEVKPEDKGQSEEEAKPNESDSQQA
- the THUMPD1 gene encoding THUMP domain-containing protein 1 isoform X2, with the protein product MAASEQPAAAMKRRHKAQYVPGQQAKRPRGGGGPRQLELGMQGILITCNMNERKCVGEAYSLLNEYGDLLYGPEKFTDQDGRLSGSEEEEDDVEAALKKEVDQIRTSTEQKLRRFQSVESGANNVVFIRTLGVEPENLVHHILKDLHTTKKKKTRVILRMLPISGTCKAFVEDMKKYSETFFEPWFKAPNKGTFQIVYKARNNSHMSREEVIKELAGIVGSLNPENKVDLNNPQYTIVVEIIKNVCCLSVVRDYVLFRKYNLQEVVKSNKEELVQQNLLSASQEEKLKEINLAEEDSKEVKPEDKGQSEEEAKPNESDSQQA